One Populus nigra chromosome 16, ddPopNigr1.1, whole genome shotgun sequence genomic window, atgcaTAGTGGCCATCTAATCCATTCTTATTTATTGTCCCATATGCCCACACTTctggaaagaaaaaggagggaGAACATCTTAATTTCAGAAAGAAGTCTTCAGTTCCCTGATAAACTTGACATTTAAAAACCAGTAACAAAGCTTTCAGTGGGATTTTGaaatctaaaacaattttatGGAGCATTTAGAGAGGCGATTGTACAATGACACATCGGAGGTGATCTAATTCAATTCCAATAAGACAAGAGGAACCATCAAAAGACCAGTATTTGACACAATAATAATTTAGTATAGTGCTTAGTGATGCATCTGGACAACATAGAAACCAGTCACCAAACTTGACAGGAAAAGCAAGGATGACAGTGTTCATAGCTTAAAGAATCAGTTTAGCAAACACTATTTCGAGAAAGTTCTTTAGGTATCTCACATtcagactttttttatattgcaagCCAGAGACATAAATGTACAAATATAAAATGGTGGGAAACGGGGGGAAAGCTTGACATTACCTTGACATCAACTTTGTTCTGATGAAATGCCATTTTAGACATGAGGTCAGAAACAACTGGGTTTTGTTTAATACCGTCCATTGGCATTCCAACACCAACCTTCACATAAGCAACTAGATAGAACAAGAtgaatgattaaataaaatgtgGTAATTCacgatatataaaaaaactacacaataatattaatttttagacCGAGTCTAATTGGATCTACATGATATTTTATACAATGTACACAAATGTTTTATATAATACATACATctccttaaatatttttataaatatcctAGATATTTCTTAAGATATTTATCTTAAGAAATTCTATATAAACAGAGCTTCATCTTTCTAGATTTAAAGTTGGTCAAGATCAAAAGAGCTAAAGCTTATCTCTCTAATGCTCATTTCTCTAGACTTCAAGTTTAATACAATACAAATTTAATACAAGACTTAAATAACACTTAAGTAATATTTAagctaagaaaatatttatttttctcatcacATGTATAAATACTATACTGACTTAAGCTTCAAAGTGCATTTCTTGTGGGTGTTGCTGAACCCACCAAGTCCTCCAAATCCAATTTTATCAGCTCATGGAAAGAGCTTCCAATCTTTCTCCGGGTGATTTTTCTAGCCTCATCATTAACGGCAGGAAATGAATAAAAAGCCAATTCATTCCTGTTTCTCAAAAATTCTTTTCATGACTAACGAAACCTCAATGCAGTAGTGGCTATACCAGCAGCTATGTCTACAGATACATCAATAACATGTCAATAGCTAAACCACAGGTTATGGCTATGGCTAGGTTCATGCCTACAACCACAAACAACTCACTAATATCAGtcacataaagaaaaatataattcaagtgATATATGGCTTCAACAAAAGGGATCGTAAAATAGAGAAATATACATAAGTTTTACCTTTCCCGATATACACCTATGTGTAAAACAATTCTTTGCGCAGTATACATTTTCCCAAATGATTAGGTTAAATTAGTTGTTGAAATAATGCGAGTTACATGTATCAGGATCCCAGTTCTTTATTGTCATTGTTGTTTTGAATAGAGATTGTTCATGATCCCAATATCATAGAAAGTACTAGTACAAAAATTTCACTAGTACGAATGTTTCCATGATgataagcaaaaaagaaaaaaagaagctccAGAGCTCAGATGGAAGAGCATGAAAACAATAGGAGAAAGGCACCTGGAAAACTTTTTGCCAATAGTTTCCTGTACTGTAAATGCTAGAGGCAAGTTGATGCCTTGAAGGGCCATCCAGTCACTTTCTTTTTCCCAACTTTTGCAATCCCACCAAGCAAGAGAATCTTCCAAAGCAACACATCAATCAGACGAAGAAGAAGGGGCCCTTataggtggtggtggtggttcaTGGTTGGCAATTCGGCATGGGCTCGGGTCCCACCCTGATTGTGGCTTGAATTTAAGGTTGGTTTATGGATATATGGGCCCAATAATTTTGATAAGAACTCGGTGTGATTCGGGGCTTTAAAAGGAAAGTGTCGtgtgaaaaaaaatggagaaatacACACTTGTTCTTAATTGTTATCATCGTGGAGGTCAAATGCAGCTGGCTGCGGCCTCGCTGAGTCCGGCACAGTTATTAAACCCTTcctgtttgaaaaaaaattaatctgaaatTGACTTGAATAACCCCGTGAATCAATTTGCAAactcaatgaaaataatatggttttaattattttaaaaaaattattaactcaCTCAACTCATAATCTAATCTAAATCTTGTAATTAATCAACTCTCAAGTTATATTTAATAAGTATGAATTCCTGTTGAGTATTATGATTGATGTTATTCATTGGTTCATTGAATACTAGGTTTTTCTTTGTCAAGctcaagttttatattaaatttaaattaatttttaaatggaGTTTAAAATTATTCGCAattgtaaaaatcaaataaatattattttaatataatttttatttattaaaaagaattattttgcaCCGATATACGCTTAGATTTTAAGGTTAAcaatttattaagattttttaaatacatcatGTCGATCTAAAGGGGTGCACTTTTAAAATTGTTTGCGAATTGacttagttattaaaaaaaaatcaagaatatgcATGTAAGTAAAATATCATCCTGACATTTATATGATCTTTCAAGGATGATATCTAAATAAAGACGACAGGCTTTCCAAACTACCTTGAAGACAGTGACTCAAACTAGGCATAACTTGGTTTCTGACCTGTTCTAAGTTCTGATTGGTCTCAACTGTCTTAGATTGGATTAGGATGATCTTTATAAGTTATTTTCAAGTAATTAGAACTCTTGTTAAGCTATAAATAGGCGCCCATGTATTGAcgtttcaacaaataaaaaataaaatactaaatactaaatatctctttaaaaaatttctgaaactatctttattttcttgagtTTCTATCATATAAATTCAACTGaacataaaatttcaaatgaatTAGTTATTCTAACTATTTAGTGTATGTTTGTAACTGAAGTTTAACctgtttttttgtgaaaaattaattttttttgttttaaattaatttttttaatttttttaaattatttaatgaggtaacgttaaaaataaaataaaaatattatttcaatatattttaaataaaaattaatttcaaaaaaatatataaaaaccagTCTGCTAAGGCTACCGGAAGTGTGGCTGCAACAGAAATATCAGAACCTGGCAGCTATTTCTAATTTGAAGTGAGAAGGTAATAATTGACTACAAATTTAGCAAGTCGTTAACTGCCACGTGAAGTTCTCTGTCAATATTTGGTGAGGAGTTATTACCAACAACGTAAGTCTGCATTACTTTCTACGTACGCATCTTTCACTTTCTTAAACCAACAGATCCTTACGCCATGGAATATCAAGCTCGGGAGGTTTAGGCATGGCGCAGGAGATAATTGAAGGTTCACATGCAGGGTGACAATTCATGAATACCTTATTTAACCAAGGCAGGTAGGTCTACTTACTTCGAAAAGCCTCTCTCTGTGTATAGGGTTCGAGCGACAAAATATGAAAAGTAGCTAGCTAGGGTCTGGCTGAGAGTATTGGTGCATGAAATCATAGAGCTTGCTGATCCAATTGCCAAGTCAGATGGGACCAGAATAAGACAGGATGTGGGCATGGGGTTTCTGCAAGTTGTGCCATTGGCCAGTTATTGATAATTAATGGAGTGGCTAGCTAGAAAGAGCCTGGCATTCATGATGTATGTAATAGagacttttaaaaacaaaaattaaaaggattatagtttaattagctagattttaaatttattttttaaaatttatcaatttaaattaatttaaaaattataaatcctaatattataaaagactTACTTGGTCATTAACTTTAAGGTTTTAgaagattagtcgagatgcacgtaaattataaaagaaaagatataattCAACTGGTCAGttattgagtttattttataaaaattactaatttgaGTGTTACAAACTTCAGGGTTACTGgagacttatataattattaattttataattttaaaaaattaatcaaagcgTGCGTAAGTTGGTCGGATacgtattattaaaaaagaaaaaatagctaCTTGTGTTAATGTTGCCTTCGTATTGCTTTAGTGTAAATACGTTGGCACCTCCAGGATGAAATGGGTCCCCTGAGCATCTCCAAAAGCTATAGTTTTTTATTCTCTATTGGAAGTTTTTGTTATATGAGAATTTCAACCATGCTTGTTGAAGCTTAGGCACTTGAGAGAGACTAATTATAAGGAACCTAAAGCAATGTGCTTTTTGAAAAATTTGCATTTgtaattttcatgattttactaCTACTTTTCTTCTTAAGCTTTGAGAGGGTGGGTATATGTGATCTTCATCGCCTACCTCTTGAATACGCATCCTTGAAGATTAAGTTCTTTGTGGACCAGACACTCTTTATCTCTCTCGTAGAATGCAATGAAGACCGGCTTGCAAAAGTAAGCAAGCTTGTTGATGCTTACTTTGAAATAATATTGTAGTGGGAAGTGATTAAGATGTTTGCACTTCCagttttcattttctctttttatatctGCTTTTATTTAGGTCCAGAAAGTCAACAATATAAACTccgataaaagaaaaatgaaaatgagacCAATTTAAGTACCTTTTGGAACGcggtttctttatttttttgggttaaaaattaattttgtatatattttaaatcgttttgatatgttgattttaaaaataattttttaaaaataaaaaaattattttaatacattttaatataaaaaacactttgaaaagcaatcacaaTCATACTCTTCTCAAGCAGGCTATAATGATATAGGGGGGATAGCATATCAAAGACTGatttaaagagtaaaaaaatgcatttgagAATCCATTTTCCATCTTCTAAATTCATAAATTGTGTCTCGTTACTCAACCAAAAGCATTCCAACcactaaaacaattttaaatgtggaaaatatatatacatgcattTAAAAGATATATGATGAAAGCTCAAGAATTCATTATAAAAGCGCTTTCGAAATAATATTTCGCGAGTTCCCTGCCTAATTAAGGTGGTGTTTGTAGAAAATTCTAtgtcaatatataatataaatggaGTGTTTATTGTAAGCCattaagcatatatatatatatatatatatatatatatatatatatatatatatatatatatatatatatatatatataggtttaaGAGTATGATGGTGCAAGTTCTGTGCTCCTGTGATTTATCTTCCTCTCCATCGTTGTTAAATGAAAGAGTTCTGGTATTTATTTTATCCTCGCTGTAGTAACATGCATGTTATAAGGTATGCtagaaattgttttcttttctttcacgtAAGCATGgcatcttttataaaaattattcatgaatatcatttttatgcaaaaaagaaaagaaaaaagaatataattcaTTCAAGATGGGTTTAATTCAGATGATTCTATCCAATCACAGCAACGAAAAATGGGACTGGATAAGAATTAAGAATCACCAGCTCCCTCTAGCGATCCAGCCTACGAAATGAGGAAATCCTACTTGATTTGCACTGCACCCATTTACGCTAACAGCTCGTACATGTTTTGCACATTCAAAGAAGTGCAGTATAATTGAAAGACATCTCACCAGCGCCCACCACACATGAAATTGCTTGAGAGGATACATTAATCCAATAATTTTCAAAGCAGGCATCATTTTCTTTCCTATTTCTCTTGTCCCACTGCATTTTATCTAAGATATTACAAGCATATATACCTACCACAGATCCCGTACTTAGGTGAAAGGAAAAGTCAGGCTCATACAGCTATACAAGGGtagggaagaaaaagaaggagaattTATTTCCCAGAGAACAGTACTCCGAACGATTTCCCAGCTGATATAATCAATGGTTCTACTTATTCCATGCACTTCTCTTTTTCTCTGGGAACAAAGTCCCAAATTATTAGTCATTGGCCTCCATGTATGAACAAATCTAACCATAAAATGCAATGCTATGAAGTCAAATGGCTAACAAATTTAGGGAGACGCAAATTTGGAGATAAAAGGGATATGCAGCAGCTGTGCTAAGACTAGGTCCCAGCTAGCTCACATGTACTGATTCCACCTAGTCTATGATGCCATTCCTCTCTCATCAGTTTTTGTGAATACTCAAATGGGTGGCATGCGCTTTGCAGCTCGTgaggttgatttttttgtaatatgttTTAAAGCATAAGAAAAAATTTGTGATTACACAGCCCTATACCCTGTCGAGTCTAAAAAGTAATGACAATAATTATATcgattctaaaaagaaaaaatgataacgatgaactagaaaacaataattaaaaaaaatttaaagttgaattttaaaataaaataatattaaataaaaaatttaaaaaacaaaaaatataaaaaacaatctcatGCTAATCTGAGTTAGCATGGCAAACTCGGTTGAGTCAAcctcgtaaaaaaaaattaaaaaaataaaaataaaaactcaatttttaataaattcaatgttgaaagatgaactaaaaaaataaaataaaaaatattagtgtcAATCCAAGTTAACATTTCATACCATTAATCTAGGTCATGAGACTGGAatcaccacaaaaaaaaaacttagaaagtccattaatccaagttaacattgaatgataaaattcaaaaaaaaattcaaagcaaaaaaaaataaaacaaataaagactaaatttaatataaatataaaatgaaataagataatataaaatgaaataagataatttttaaaatataaggactaaattaaattttttatataaactttaaaaCTATCAcctatttatagtttttattattatttattcccttgtctttcaatgttttttcttagttgatagctaaaaaaaaatgatgcaattacaccaaaaaaaaaaaaacaaagcttcatgataatttttttaaaaaaaattgaacaatatCTCAACAATAAAACAACATGGAATTGTCGTCCACTATTGAGAAAAACTAcgaaattaattaagtttattcgtcaagttcaattaaacaTCTTTGTCAAAATATGGTACATTTTCTTCGTACATAAAACAAAGAGGTCTCTATCAAATTATCATTGATACAGACCtcaagctttttcttttttaaaaaaaaaaaaaaaactcaatatgtATAAAGTCCAACTGGGCCACTTTGCCAAACATACATAAATTTCTCTTGATTTAATTATCTCGTCTCTCTAATCACTTACTAACCCTGATTAAATGATTGTTTTCCTCTTTATATTTAACCCACTTCACTTTCTTCCTCCCAGTGTTTCTCCCCCCTCTCTAACATGGGAATCATGTCATTCCACCAGACTAGTTACTCAGATTATGATTCTCAATCACACTCTGGCCACCTTCAGGCAAACCTGCCTACACTTTGTTCGCAGCCAAGCCTCCCATCAGTACCTTTCCTCACCTCAAAACCCCATCATCGCCACCAAGAAATCCTATCGACCACCCACCACCACTGCGTCGCCACTCTGAAAGGCCACTCCTCTTATATATCCTCACTAACCCTCGCAGGAAAGTTCCTTTACAGCGGCTCTGACAAAGAAATACGACTGTGGAAGCGAAACCCTTTAGATTCTGAAATAGATCAGGAAAACCTAAGCAACAACGTAGTGGCTGTGGGTAACGGTGCAGTGAAGTCTCTGGTAGTTTTGGCAGAAAAACTCTTTAGTGCTCATCAAGATAACAAAATCCGAGTATGGAAAACGAATAACCAGGAGAGTACTAGTCAGCAGAAGTACACACGTTTGGCCACTTTACCAACACTTGGTGACCGTGCCTTTAAGAGTCTGTTGCCAAGGAATCAAGTTCAGATTCGAAGGCACAAAACATGCACATGGGTTCATCATGTTGACACAGTATCTGCACTTGCCTTGTCGAGTGACGAGTCCCACCTCTACTCCGTTTCATGGGATCGGACAATTAAAATATGGAGAACGAATGACTTCAAGTGTTTGGAGTCGGTAGCCAATGCTCATGACGATGCTATAAATGCAGTGGCATTGTCGAATGACGGGAATGTTTATACCGGATCGGCCGACAAGAAAATCAAGGTGTGGAGGAAAAGTTCAGAAGAGAACAAACACTTCCTGGTTGCCACGCTAGAAAAACACATGTCTGGGATTAATGCCTTGGCGCTAAGCACTGATGGGTCTGTTTTATACTCCGGCGCGTGTGACCGATCAATAGTAGTATGGGAGAAGGATGATGATGGCAACATGGTGGTTTTGGGAGCCCTTAGGGGCCATACACAGTCCATATTGTGCTTAGCTGTTGTCTCTGATTTGCTGTTTAGTGGTTCTGCAGATAAAACCATTAGAATTTGGAGAGGTGTTGATAGAAGTTACTCTTGCTTGGCAGTTTTGGAAGGGCACGGAGGCCCTGTCAAGTGCTTGACGGCATCAATTGACCGTTCCTCATCTGATGCATCGCTTCTTCTTTACAGTGGGAGTTTGGACTGTGATATCAAAGTGTGGCAAATCAATGTCCCTCTTCTATAAAAGATTTCTTAAAATTTGGAGTCTCGACTGTACTTTTTGTAAATAGAAATGGAGAGATTGCTatacttttttgttctttttcttttttatcatcgCTTTCCATCTTTCCCCTATCCTGGGTTAGCTACTCCCTGAGATGAATTATTATTGTACGTGCACGATTTGAAACTAATGATGCATTAGAGTTGATTTGCTCATATGTTGATAGCAAGTTTCTGCTTTTAAGGTTATAACTATATATTCCGCCGTTTTATCTTCTATACAGTCCTGGTAGCTTCCATGACTGTACATAAGATACCAACTCCTACCGAGTTACAATATTTCCTCAAATACGGGTGTGTTGTCACATCGGTGGTTACGAGTCCTTGAAATTTTATGTAACTTGTTAGGAGTTGGTGCTGCAAGAGAAATTTTATGAAGCTTTACCCACATGAGAAAGGAGACGTGATGGCATGCATACCCCTCTCTTGCCTGCTTCTTTCTGAGAATTGAACCTCCTCTGTCACCAACTCTTTGGAtagttttctataatttatgcAAAGAATTATAATTGCTTTGTGGGGCTCGATGACAGAGAGAACAGTAAGGTCATAGATGATACTTTAAATTATAGAGTGCTGACATTTACactaatttttatattcatttccTAAAACTGCCAACGCATTCAACATTTAGCTTAGGTTGGAATTGTGATCCTACCTATAAAATGAATCcaacttttgattttaaaatacagaataaaaaataaacattgagCTACTTTATCCTATTCAATAAAAAGGTTTCCCCATGAGTGGAGAGGCTAAAGTAAGCTTTCATATTCATAACAACCAGGAAGCATAAGTGAATTACAGATATACAAGAAATCTTCCAGGTAGCTGACCTTATTTCTTCTTTGATGAGGTTGAAGCATGGGGGTTCTGCAACAGTAAAGAATCGCAATATCAAGAAGTCTATATTCATCCCAATAACTCCAATATGGTAGTCCTCTCCTTAATTTCctgctaaaattgaaaaataatgtaGAGGAAAAGGGTTGTATATAATTCAAGTGAAGATGTTTTTTCCAAGGCAGTTGCATGCGATAGAAGAAAGAACCAATGGCAGAAAAAATAAGCGAAGCAAATGAATACAGAAAAGTTCCATCACTCTCAATTTTTGTCATAAGAAGCAAGTTCCTTTCTTGTAAGGTGATAGTGGGAATTAAAAGATTCATAAATATGACAGACAAACGAAATATTTTGACAACGAAACATTTTAGACATTATATTATTGTAGATGAAAACAATAGAGAAACCAAATAGAATAAAGAAAGGCaaaatgattaaatattaaatgggAAAGTGGCTTTCTTTACATATAATTAATCTGCCAAGGCATATGCAGTGTTTAAGGTATATCTATCCTAGATATCTTGAGATTAATTATCCTTTATAAGAATCATCAGTGGTTTGACCTACTTAAAGAAGTTACAAGTGGAAGAGTAAGTTAGGTAAAAGTCGTTTTTTCCTAGACGGCCATTATTCTAGCCTACTCTTCCCGCTGGTACCCTGGTTTCAAAAGCCACTCCTTTATTTTAGGCAGAGGATATTAGAGGGATCTGAAGATGTGAGACTCGTCTAATAAAtcccttaaaaatatatataacactgTCCTTCTCTTTAATCTCCTCAAACTTTCTACCTCCCTAAACTTGGGTAACGTGTTCCCATAATGCCATCACCACATGGAAGAGAAAGattatcaaacaaaaagaaaagagacttTTAACCTaactatgaaataaataaaagcaagcAGTCAACTATTGTCCACAAATAATGACATTTACCTGAGTATATAAACTTACAAAAAACTTGAACAGTTGAATGCTCAAATCAATGGCTGTCATCAGCAATGATGCCCTGACAACTGGCATGGAAGATGCCATAGTGAAACATGAGGTCCCTCTACCATTATGCAAATGAGAGACGAACTGCCGCATCAGTCCATAATTGAATTACTATTAGGGATTATCCTCATAGCTACCCTATTTGAATTATTTCATTTGATTATTACGTTTTCTTGCACGTAATGCTAAAATAAAAACCGCATGCAAATAGAAAACCAAATTGCTTCTTACAAGTTAGTGATACTTAAATCACACCGTTCCTACTAATTTATCAGGTATAGTTAAAGTATAATAGA contains:
- the LOC133675657 gene encoding protein JINGUBANG; protein product: MGIMSFHQTSYSDYDSQSHSGHLQANLPTLCSQPSLPSVPFLTSKPHHRHQEILSTTHHHCVATLKGHSSYISSLTLAGKFLYSGSDKEIRLWKRNPLDSEIDQENLSNNVVAVGNGAVKSLVVLAEKLFSAHQDNKIRVWKTNNQESTSQQKYTRLATLPTLGDRAFKSLLPRNQVQIRRHKTCTWVHHVDTVSALALSSDESHLYSVSWDRTIKIWRTNDFKCLESVANAHDDAINAVALSNDGNVYTGSADKKIKVWRKSSEENKHFLVATLEKHMSGINALALSTDGSVLYSGACDRSIVVWEKDDDGNMVVLGALRGHTQSILCLAVVSDLLFSGSADKTIRIWRGVDRSYSCLAVLEGHGGPVKCLTASIDRSSSDASLLLYSGSLDCDIKVWQINVPLL